A genome region from Chryseobacterium sp. G0186 includes the following:
- a CDS encoding VOC family protein, with product MKPKMIWANLAVADLECTQKFYTALGFKPNNPNSSNELVSFFVGENDFVVHFFLKNILESNLKNVKFGDSQNSNEIIFTLSAETKEQTDEWAEEVEKSGGKIISKPENFGNNYYGFVFADPDGHKFNVFHM from the coding sequence ATGAAACCTAAAATGATTTGGGCCAATCTGGCAGTTGCCGATTTGGAATGCACACAGAAGTTCTATACAGCATTAGGATTTAAACCCAATAATCCAAACAGTTCCAATGAATTGGTGAGCTTTTTTGTAGGGGAAAATGATTTTGTCGTTCACTTTTTCTTAAAAAACATCCTGGAAAGTAATTTAAAGAATGTAAAGTTTGGTGATTCACAGAATTCTAATGAAATTATATTTACTCTTTCAGCAGAAACTAAGGAACAGACAGATGAATGGGCCGAGGAGGTAGAAAAATCCGGTGGAAAAATAATCTCCAAACCTGAAAACTTTGGCAATAACTACTACGGTTTTGTCTTTGCTGATCCTGACGGACATAAATTTAACGTATTTCATATGTAA